The genomic interval CAAACAAACCCAGCATCCCTCACTCGAAAGCCTCTCAAAAGCTTTCCCAATTCTCCATCCTCGTTGAGCTGCTTTACTTCCTCTGCTCCTCCCACATACTTGCCTCTAACAAACACTTGTGGCAGACTCACTGCTTTGCCTCCAAAAGCATTTTGCAATTCCTTCCTGTACTCAGAGTCCATTGAAATGTCCCTCTCATCTACTGCCACTCTAAATCCCCTAAATATCATCCTAACCGCGCAACAATCCTCGTAAGTCTTTCGAATTCCTCTCAAACTGGTGAAGTAGACCACTATTTTATCTTCAGTACCCGGAAGATGAAAACAAGCATTTGAAACTGAGGAATACGAAGGGGTACTACAAGTCAATGATCTTGCAACTTTGCCATTGTTGTTGTAGCCCAATTGTCTAGAAGACAATGCTCTTCTATAAGTTAAGACCACATTGGGGTCCATCTTCGACAACAAAGACTCCTCCGATAAATGCTTCCACAGAGGCTTCGAAGAAGACGAGGAAGAGGATGAGGTAGGCATTGAGTCCTCCGCCTTTATTACTGAAGATCTCACTGATTTGAAAGAATCAAACGGTTTCTTCACAGACCCATCAAAGCCTGAGTACCTGCAAGAACTGGCTTTGTTGGAAAACCCAATTGTGTGGTCAAAAATGGAGGAAATGGGCTGTTCTTCAGAGAAATGAGAATGGAAATCAGAGTCATTGAGGCCATCCATGAGTTCCCAAGTGTTGATGACAGAGTCAGGGGAAGATGATGAGCGTTTTGGGGGGTAGGATTGATCAGGAGAATCCTGACCGTTCAGATTGAGGGTCTTGGGGGATGTGGGGTCAATGTGGAGGGAGCCATAGGTAGTGGAGGTGAGAGAAACAAGGTGATGAGTGTCGCCTTTTCTGAGAGGTGGGTGATGAACAAGAGGGGCTGAGATGGAGAGAGCTCTGGGAAATGAGGCTGGTGGTGGTAATGGTGGTGAGGAATTGGAAGAGTTTGAGGCAGATGAAGAGTTTGGGGTTGAAGAAGTAAGAGCAGTGGAAGAGGAGGGTTGTGAAGGTTGTTGTTCTTGGTTTTTGGTGAGAAGGGTGAGAGGTCTTGAAGAAGAGCAGCCCATGAATGAAATCAAAAAAGGAttgaaaattgtgaaatgaagtgatttgggttttggaataatgctctctctctctctctctctctctctctctctctctctctctctctctctatccacACACAGAAAGAGACTTTTTGGGTTGGCTTGTGTCTTGTTTATTTGGGAGGCTTCTCTGAGGGAATGTGATTGcttctagagagagagaggaggattGTGGAGGTGGGTTTGGAAGCTTTTGGAGGATTGTGTAGatgaaaaggaagagagagagaatgttgGGTGAGGAAGAGCTTTCAAGAAGGAGGGTTTGGGTGGGAAAggggaagatgaagaaatgaaTGAGACATTGAGGAGAGCTGTAGATGAGCAGAAAACGCGGTTAGGCTTAGGAGTCTCTTTTTGAATAATTATTGATTGATAATTATCTGgtaattattctttttaagGGCAGTCCTAGTTCTACTAAATTTGGAATCGTTTGAGGTGTGTGTTTCACGACATCATTAAATTTGTAGGGTTTCAAGGTTCATTTGGCAGTAAAAATCTCTCTCCTGATTGGATTTTATTTGTCAACCAGTTTCTGCTTTGAAAAGAGTACGGTAAACGtgtcaatcccaaaatttgtGCAAAATTaccatttccatttttctttttcttttttggtctaaccatttccatttttctaaATAGGGTGGATTTGCTGTTTTCTATTAtcatttgaattaattattttctttttgctcaTATTTTATCTTATTATTGAGGTTATTCGTTTAAGAAAattcattataaataaataaaaaagctttTACCTAATTTTGCttatctttttattctttttcttcttatattcAAGCGATATTGTTTTAAATAGGAAAGTCATTTCCTTAAGCGATAAATGGGAACAACATCATTAACTAGGATAGGAATTTATTCAAAGGCGAACGAAAATGGTAGGATATCAGTACTTTATAACTTATAGTTGGGTCAATAGAGATACTTATGGCTGGCTAGTGCAGGCAAGGGGTGTAGGGGATTATGTGGCAGCTTGGCCTTAATGATGGAGGTTGTGGCTATAAGATAAGTTTGGCTTGCTTGCCTCAAGTGTTCAACTATTGTGTGTGGAAGTTGAATCTGACTCGGTGCAAATGATTCAAATGCTCAGAGGTGAGCGTCACTTAGATGTTGTTGTGGAAGCTATTGTATTTTACATTAAGATGCTTGCTGATAAGCTCCACATGTCGTTTTTATAGCTACTCCCCCATCAGTGTAATAAGGCAGCACATGAGGTTGTAGCCTTTGTGTCTAGAGTAGGAGGTAACTACATCTGGAACCAAGTGTGGCCTGAGTGgactttttatattttggctAGTGATGTAAATCTTTCTATTCCTCTTTAATAAAACTCTCTTTgtttagaaggaaaaaaacaacttTATAACTTAATCTTTCTAATCCCCACAAAATGACAAAATCCTTTAATTTTACATTCATTTCTTATTTCACACATACATCCGTGAGTTATCCAATCTAATTCAATATTGGGTACCAAACACGACCTAAGTTTCAtatacaaaagagaaaaacgaGTAAGTTCATGTATTACTCTCGACACTGGCGGacccaaaatttttttagcggaggtgcaatattaactaagtatgaaaaatggtttttcggaataatcattttctcaagataatttttggcggcttttattccttatacatcaaataagaaaacttgattttatgagattttagtatgaagtatatattgacttaatgagccatcatttttagcctaaatcgtattttgcactaaaaccgatttttcatattttgatttggtgggaatttgattttctagtatttttatttgaatccaaatggggggtacttccttatttacattgtaaacttaagtaaatggagtaatataaaaataaataaaagtaaaaggacaaagacatttacttaaatgttgaaaatggaaataaggtaatttGTACACCAGTTGAGCAAATAGGCCATTTGAAGCACCTACAATGATTTTTCCGGCGAGAAGAAGTGCAGCTGCAACTCCTTGAGCCTTAATAGGTCCGCCCCTGGCTCTCGACTCATTAATGTGGCCAAGTCGGCACACACAATAAGTGATCATAGGGCCTTGTAACAATGTGTAGATGTCACTAGATCAAATTAATATTGATCCTTCAACAGTAATTCTATTATTTAACTTTTAAACCATTTCCCCCTTATTTTGCTAATAATCCACCAGAGCTACAAGCCCAACGATCCCATACCACATGAAAACTATATTTTCAGTTATACTTCCAAAAAGTAAAACgagaaataaaatgaaaaagacaCGTCCTAGTTAGTTGATGAATTCGTAGTTTATTCTCAAATCAAATGCATTCAATGCAAGCAGAAAACTTGAATTGAAAGCACATTCCCTTCCacatttatattttagtttGGTTATTGGATGTAGGTAGATTTAGTTTGTTAAACTATATGTTATTTAAGTGTGTATCTTGTTGTAGGTCGATCGACCAACTTAGGAGCACTattatttaacaaaataatcaccCAAATTGAATGGCCTGAACCACCCCACCAATTATTTAAAccaattgaaaaatataaataattgtAGATACAAGAATGAGAAGAATTGACAAACGGATCATGGTCATGGGGTCATGGCCATGGCCAAGCTTGTTTCTTTGGCttgaaataattaaagatGGAAAATATTTTCCTCCTTTTCTGAAAGTAGgaacttttacttttttgtcAACTACAGTTTAACATGTGTGTagagattttttgttttttttgttttcagtgAATAATTTTTGCATGTGTTAAACTGTGATTTGCATAAATTAAGATTGCCGCCTTTCATGAAAGGAGAGAAGCAGTGTCCATTAGATgccatttttaattttctgttgAAAGGTGTAGACTGTGTAGGACATTCTTATCACTCTGTTTCTTAATACCTACACTCAAACCCCTCATATATGATACATCCATTTGTTGTAATTGATAATTGTTCTGGTTTTTAGCATTTGTTTGtcaaattaatttctatgtagTTAATTTATATCTGTAATTATATTCTATGTATGcccacaaaatatattttcttcaagtTCCCATGATCCTGGAAGAAAATGTATTTTGTACCTCATGCCCATGAAGCTCTAGGGCTAACTTGTAGCAACATCAATTATGCAAATTGAACATGGGTTGGTGAACCCTTCaataatttgtgaatttatatgAATGCCAAATTTGTTGAGTTCTTGAAAAAGCCAATATGCCTGCCTCTGGCAATAATTTGAGCAACGCTGAATGGCAGCCAAAGGGTGAAAATCTACCAAGCAATCAAAAGGTGAAGATTCAAATGCTACAAATTGAGCATGGGTTTGTTTAACTTTGGAAATATCTGCTATCTGTTCTACCTGGAAGAGGGCTGAGGAATTTAATAATGAATCAAGTAAATGACAGTTTCCATCAATTTAGAAGCAGATTGAAATGGACATATGATAAATGTGCAGGACCACCATTCACAAATCCAGGACTAATTCCACCCAGGCAAGACCCCAACTCCATTGTTCCCATGTGGGTTGGGCTGCCAAGGTCATTGTCTTCCTAACTTTATTGGTatgttctgccttatctaaTTCCAAGGCATGGAGCGTATACAGCCTGAGAGAAATCAGAAGCAAAGCCATTTCACAAATTGTGTAACAAGGTTGGTTTGTTTTGCATGAACACCCCTACCAAACTAACCTAAGATGTCCTTGCCACCATTTTctattatgtttatttaagTTACACATGCAACCTTTAAAATccttaattataaatttgagTTTCATGAGACTCTTCTCATTTTATTGAGTGTGTGACATACatatgaacaaaaagaaatgcagATCTGCCCTTCTCTACATACATCCTCCGTTCAAGAAACTAGAATATATCTACTAGTCCTACACAGAACATCAAAGAATTACTGATGGCATCATAAGTTACTGATGGGGTTTggggaaaatgaaaataaatgaacGCATCGACACCGAAATACTTACTATAACTCAGCACTGCTACGCGGCATGAGCAACCCCACACAAAGTTTTTTGGTCCAAAACAGGCAGAGTCTGAACTCGCTCTAAGTTGCAAGTTTTGTAACTAGCAACCAGTACCTTGGGTGGGGGACTCATCATCACATAAGGGGTGATAATCAAATCAGATCGTATCAAACGAATTGTAAACTAAGATTAAGATCTCCTAGTTTCTAAACCTGTACCAAACTTAGATTAGATAGGTCAAGCCACATGAGGAAGACAAGGAAGGACCACTTCGAGTGCAAGTATAAACTGTAAAGTGCAGAAAATTTCACTTTATATTCACCATCAacctaaatttaaaaataaaataaatcaagtaGGCCCCATAGTTTCCCagtatttcattttttgactTCCAAGCATCCAAATAGTATGATTTTTTGGCAAAAATACCTCCCAGAAATTGTTGAATAGCTACCAAATTTGCATAGCACCATTGTTTGAACTCAGGAAATTTGCTATACAAAGCAGCCCACCAGGAAAACTTGGTTTTAAAGTCAGACAACCAAACTTTTTAAGCAATGTTCCAACCAAAGCTGAGAAAAATACAAGTTTCCAGCACAAGGAAAATCCCAACTATGATTTTgtatttaatatgaaactgaaaatgtgaaaaatataGCTTTCCAGTACAAAGAAAATCCCAACTATGATTTTGTATTTACTATGAAACAACATATCACAAATCCATTGAAAGATCTACTCACAGcattcacaaaataaaattaaatgctGCTTTGGATCTCCAGGTCATGCATCCACCATCCCTTCATCTTATCCATGACCTCCAATCAGCTGCAGATGTAcaggaaaaaaagagttgaTGTTGCACAGAATTGACAGATAAAATGACCCAGTTACAACATGGAGAATTTGACTGTATACTTTTAGGAaagcaaaggaaaataattgaaatttgttAATGAAGTAACtaaatatatgaattaattacTGCAACAAACAATGGAGATAAGGGAAATCCTGCGGGGGAGCATGGTAGCGACAAGACAAGGgcatattttgtattttatcaattttagaGGACTTGGTATTATGGTAAAATTGTATGGGGCTTG from Prunus dulcis unplaced genomic scaffold, ALMONDv2, whole genome shotgun sequence carries:
- the LOC117613572 gene encoding uncharacterized protein At3g28850-like, with the protein product MGCSSSRPLTLLTKNQEQQPSQPSSSTALTSSTPNSSSASNSSNSSPPLPPPASFPRALSISAPLVHHPPLRKGDTHHLVSLTSTTYGSLHIDPTSPKTLNLNGQDSPDQSYPPKRSSSSPDSVINTWELMDGLNDSDFHSHFSEEQPISSIFDHTIGFSNKASSCRYSGFDGSVKKPFDSFKSVRSSVIKAEDSMPTSSSSSSSSKPLWKHLSEESLLSKMDPNVVLTYRRALSSRQLGYNNNGKVARSLTCSTPSYSSVSNACFHLPGTEDKIVVYFTSLRGIRKTYEDCCAVRMIFRGFRVAVDERDISMDSEYRKELQNAFGGKAVSLPQVFVRGKYVGGAEEVKQLNEDGELGKLLRGFRVRDAGFVCEGCGDARFTPCPTCNGSRKLFDEDEGELRKCHDCNENGLIRCPGCCL